The Lactobacillus sp. ESL0680 genome has a segment encoding these proteins:
- a CDS encoding DUF2785 domain-containing protein, with protein MQTELEYMVNSTKDKLTFSTLQIDFMLNNIGNTDPHLRDDIIYTLFARGFIENSFTNQQQKLIAQKFIQANNLFQDINQPQGDAIFLRSFSALLGNLILTKDTQEKFLTSKQQNLLFNWSIQYLTQEKDYRGFVQGKGWAHAIAHGSDFLAATLSHPNFKPQNLQEILQIIPNILASLTQPLVDDEEERLANAFAQGIKNNKIALINFVNLIKSVSEELKSNLNSQEQINYWRLSSWIKMLHTWLFLIPEQPIIQQTLIQEIKKYYHKMGYKL; from the coding sequence ATGCAAACTGAACTAGAATACATGGTTAATTCAACTAAAGACAAACTTACTTTTTCTACTTTACAAATCGACTTTATGCTTAACAACATTGGCAACACTGATCCACATCTACGTGATGATATAATTTATACTTTATTTGCTCGCGGTTTTATAGAAAATAGTTTTACCAATCAGCAGCAAAAATTAATCGCTCAAAAATTCATTCAAGCCAACAATCTTTTTCAAGACATTAACCAACCTCAAGGAGATGCAATTTTTTTACGTTCTTTTAGTGCCCTCTTAGGTAACCTAATTCTAACTAAAGATACTCAGGAAAAGTTTCTAACTTCCAAACAACAAAATTTGCTTTTTAATTGGAGTATCCAATACCTAACTCAAGAAAAAGACTATCGCGGCTTTGTTCAAGGTAAAGGTTGGGCACATGCAATTGCACACGGTAGTGATTTCTTAGCTGCTACATTGTCACACCCTAATTTCAAGCCGCAAAACTTACAAGAAATTTTGCAGATTATTCCAAATATCCTAGCTAGTCTCACTCAGCCTTTAGTTGACGACGAAGAAGAACGCCTCGCTAATGCTTTTGCTCAAGGTATAAAAAACAACAAAATTGCTTTAATAAATTTTGTTAACCTAATTAAATCAGTAAGTGAAGAGTTAAAATCGAACTTAAACTCGCAAGAACAAATCAATTACTGGCGACTAAGTTCTTGGATAAAAATGTTGCATACATGGCTTTTCCTCATTCCTGAACAACCAATTATCCAGCAAACACTCATTCAAGAAATTAAGAAGTATTATCACAAAATGGGTTATAAACTATAA
- a CDS encoding DUF2207 domain-containing protein — translation MKHKLFKLLLLVELVILGVTLNQQVKAEEAYDITKVVATAWVKPDGSLIMKRQITYDFNDDVHGVYYQQNLAKHQEIKDLHIAVQDNNEEPQAATNYSVKQTAEGDRFKVYHPVSEDNQLTVTYDYRITNAITNYQDTAELNFMIIGNNWDTDLDHVTASVIFPGPVKQLKAWAHGSLNGAIRVLPNQGKIIMTADNLNGKTGIEVHTIFPVSVTAANENIVKHQHRQAVLRQEAKLANEANQKRLRGRIINWILIVLGLISGLAAIIKGFSVKKQGVTPKKMPALTHNYEIPTVSPVIAQILDSAHKPDSRAFTAYLMQLVGQKKLAIKDYQVHRKTYYRITVLNNEILADNELLQFLFTQVGDGQSVTTKDLQKYHSKKLGSKFDDWVKDEYQKVETQGYIDRNLRKKRDAISYVILALIFISFVLELIANIVYQQFTLQLIACEVIVILLGIAAYFRVNEQIGIYTSLGAEQTEKVRGFKKMLSDIGNFKMRNVGDIILWADIMPYAVAFDLAAKVAKELQIEFSQEELATNSFNTYLWLYSSGHNSFVTNFNSSFTHGISMGSSSAGSSGGFSSGSSGGFGGGSGGGAF, via the coding sequence ATGAAGCACAAATTATTTAAATTATTGCTGCTGGTTGAGTTAGTTATTCTGGGAGTGACGCTAAACCAACAAGTTAAGGCTGAAGAAGCCTATGACATAACCAAGGTTGTGGCAACAGCATGGGTCAAACCCGATGGTTCACTTATAATGAAGCGGCAGATCACCTATGACTTTAATGATGATGTTCATGGCGTGTATTACCAGCAAAATTTAGCTAAGCATCAAGAAATTAAAGACCTTCATATTGCTGTGCAGGACAATAATGAAGAGCCGCAAGCTGCTACAAATTATTCAGTTAAGCAGACTGCTGAAGGCGATCGCTTCAAAGTTTATCACCCTGTTTCTGAAGATAATCAATTGACAGTAACGTATGATTATCGCATTACCAACGCAATTACTAATTATCAAGATACTGCTGAGCTTAATTTTATGATAATTGGCAATAATTGGGATACTGACTTAGACCATGTTACGGCCAGCGTGATTTTTCCAGGACCGGTAAAGCAATTAAAGGCATGGGCACATGGATCGCTTAATGGCGCAATTCGTGTTTTACCAAATCAGGGTAAAATTATCATGACTGCTGATAATCTGAATGGCAAGACGGGGATTGAAGTGCATACGATTTTTCCGGTGTCAGTAACAGCGGCTAATGAAAATATTGTTAAGCATCAGCATCGTCAAGCAGTATTAAGGCAAGAAGCTAAATTAGCTAATGAAGCAAATCAAAAGAGACTGCGAGGTCGGATAATTAACTGGATATTGATTGTGTTAGGTTTAATTAGTGGCTTAGCTGCAATTATTAAGGGCTTTAGTGTTAAAAAACAAGGTGTTACCCCGAAAAAAATGCCGGCTTTAACTCATAATTATGAAATTCCAACAGTTTCACCGGTTATTGCTCAAATTCTAGATAGCGCTCATAAGCCTGATAGTCGTGCGTTTACGGCTTACTTAATGCAACTTGTGGGTCAGAAAAAGCTGGCAATTAAGGATTATCAAGTTCACCGAAAGACATATTATCGGATAACCGTTCTTAACAATGAAATTTTAGCTGATAATGAATTACTGCAGTTTTTGTTTACTCAAGTTGGTGATGGTCAGTCAGTTACAACTAAGGATTTGCAAAAATATCATAGTAAGAAGTTAGGTTCTAAGTTTGATGATTGGGTCAAGGATGAGTACCAAAAAGTTGAAACTCAAGGCTATATTGATCGTAATTTGCGTAAAAAGCGTGATGCGATTAGCTATGTAATTCTTGCCCTGATATTTATTAGCTTTGTTTTGGAATTGATTGCTAATATAGTTTATCAGCAATTCACTTTACAATTAATTGCATGTGAAGTAATTGTTATTTTATTAGGAATTGCTGCCTACTTTCGGGTTAACGAACAAATAGGAATTTATACGTCTTTAGGTGCTGAGCAAACAGAAAAAGTCCGTGGCTTTAAGAAAATGTTGTCTGATATTGGTAATTTTAAAATGCGCAATGTTGGTGATATTATTTTATGGGCAGATATTATGCCTTATGCAGTAGCTTTTGATTTGGCTGCTAAGGTAGCAAAAGAACTGCAAATTGAGTTCAGTCAAGAAGAACTGGCTACTAACAGTTTTAATACTTATCTTTGGCTTTACAGTAGTGGTCATAATAGTTTCGTGACAAATTTTAATTCAAGCTTTACTCATGGAATTTCTATGGGATCATCAAGTGCAGGTTCGTCTGGCGGCTTTTCTAGTGGTTCATCAGGTGGCTTTGGTGGCGGCTCAGGCGGCGGTGCCTTTTAA
- a CDS encoding Xaa-Pro peptidase family protein has protein sequence MDEQNQLLTLLNRRIAEVAKLIKEQDADGLLIFNQANYRYLTNFTGEEAQLILTAEGDRILLSDSRFAGQIKSQAPGELTVIMKRGSQDDEISKQLKQANLKKVLVEGEFVSAVEFANLQKLNPEIEFVICEELVERVRNVKDDLELAALRQAINISMDSFNGILPLIQPGAIERNIGAKLDYLFKVNGGDGPSFDTIIASGVRSAWAHGVASDKMIEDGDMVVVDFGAFYHGYAADITRTVSVGKVDREMHKIYDIVHEAQRRGIAAAIAGNYGRDVDKAARDYITQQGYGEYFGHGIGHGIGLEIHELCQPALPFGKQKLINNMVHTVEPGIYLPNKGGVRIEDDILVHDQIPETLSTLPKDELISL, from the coding sequence ATGGACGAACAAAACCAATTATTAACACTTTTAAATAGACGAATTGCAGAAGTTGCCAAGCTGATTAAGGAGCAGGACGCCGACGGCTTATTAATCTTTAATCAAGCTAACTATCGCTACTTGACCAACTTTACTGGTGAAGAAGCACAGCTGATTTTGACAGCTGAAGGGGACCGGATTTTATTGTCGGACTCAAGATTTGCTGGTCAAATTAAGTCGCAGGCTCCCGGTGAATTAACCGTAATTATGAAGCGCGGCAGTCAAGATGATGAAATTAGCAAGCAGTTAAAGCAAGCTAATCTAAAAAAGGTCTTAGTTGAAGGCGAATTCGTTTCAGCGGTTGAATTTGCCAACTTGCAAAAATTGAATCCAGAAATTGAATTTGTCATTTGTGAGGAATTAGTTGAACGTGTCCGCAATGTTAAAGATGACTTAGAACTTGCGGCTTTGCGGCAGGCAATCAATATCTCAATGGATAGTTTTAATGGGATCTTGCCGTTAATTCAACCCGGCGCAATTGAGCGTAACATTGGTGCCAAACTTGATTATTTGTTTAAGGTTAATGGCGGTGATGGCCCAAGTTTTGATACTATCATCGCTTCTGGTGTGCGTTCAGCTTGGGCACACGGTGTTGCCAGCGACAAGATGATTGAAGACGGCGACATGGTTGTTGTTGACTTTGGTGCCTTTTATCATGGCTATGCTGCAGACATTACGCGGACTGTGTCAGTAGGTAAGGTTGACCGTGAAATGCACAAAATCTACGATATTGTGCATGAAGCACAAAGACGTGGAATTGCGGCCGCCATTGCCGGCAATTACGGCCGCGATGTTGACAAGGCAGCTCGTGATTATATTACGCAGCAGGGTTATGGTGAATACTTTGGTCATGGGATTGGCCACGGCATTGGCTTAGAAATTCATGAATTGTGTCAGCCAGCCTTGCCATTTGGCAAGCAAAAGCTGATTAACAACATGGTTCATACTGTCGAACCCGGAATTTATTTGCCAAATAAAGGCGGCGTCAGGATTGAAGATGATATCTTGGTCCACGATCAAATACCAGAAACCTTATCTACATTGCCTAAAGACGAATTAATTTCTTTGTAA
- a CDS encoding DUF2325 domain-containing protein, whose amino-acid sequence MFDYRNNLKRILNNTAGDDKSLRNGLAAIKMILGMAADDTAAPEPMREPQVDTKQVKLLLTGLADLIATPGDPAAKNMALSAIHQLTFTPQVGSKYGENLGQLEKAIQASNTTKDVINKKIFEQAMQPKEKPKRDYRKGKRYTVIRLLSGCDLINDNNQRVYTLKESQIHSLNLKSGDIVEAVPEDSNSNYEATILRVVGFKKLPTTEVDKISTFKYAVVQGRTGHLSVSRNIKGQKLRIRGKSVLLPVDSSQYQESNVRLVDGSIVDLAWYDGDVRLKKNPADAIQLRWVYQVDQPKSKPAVKKKKVKAVQDETAITKLALDLHYQRVGIAIGDNQNEAMLESIVNRYHGIPIPIDAFQGKKKMMENQIKDLDIVILVTAFAAHDSTWNIREFASKYNVKFAVSSSKGYQAFERALYRAAKGLPAYEGNQTIKYETEE is encoded by the coding sequence ATGTTTGATTACCGTAATAATTTAAAAAGAATTTTAAATAATACCGCTGGCGATGACAAAAGTCTGCGTAATGGTCTAGCTGCAATTAAGATGATATTGGGCATGGCAGCCGACGATACCGCTGCTCCTGAGCCTATGCGTGAGCCACAAGTTGATACTAAACAAGTTAAGCTGCTTTTGACTGGGTTAGCCGACTTAATTGCTACGCCAGGTGATCCAGCAGCTAAGAATATGGCATTGTCGGCAATTCACCAGTTGACTTTTACACCTCAAGTTGGCAGTAAGTATGGTGAGAATTTAGGTCAATTGGAAAAGGCAATCCAAGCTTCGAACACGACGAAGGATGTCATTAATAAGAAAATTTTTGAGCAGGCAATGCAACCTAAGGAAAAGCCCAAGCGTGATTATCGTAAGGGCAAGCGGTATACGGTAATTAGATTACTTAGCGGCTGCGATTTGATTAATGATAATAATCAGCGTGTCTATACCCTAAAGGAATCGCAAATTCACTCGCTCAATTTAAAGAGCGGCGATATTGTTGAAGCGGTGCCTGAGGACAGTAATTCGAATTATGAAGCAACGATTTTGCGTGTTGTCGGTTTTAAAAAGCTGCCAACAACAGAAGTAGATAAAATTTCCACCTTTAAATATGCCGTTGTCCAGGGTCGAACAGGGCACTTATCGGTTAGCCGCAATATCAAGGGACAAAAATTGCGCATTCGGGGGAAGTCAGTGCTATTGCCAGTTGATTCAAGTCAATATCAAGAAAGCAATGTTCGGTTAGTTGACGGCTCAATTGTGGACTTAGCTTGGTATGACGGGGATGTGCGTTTGAAGAAGAATCCAGCCGATGCCATTCAATTGCGGTGGGTCTATCAAGTTGACCAACCAAAATCTAAGCCTGCTGTTAAAAAGAAAAAGGTTAAGGCGGTTCAAGATGAGACTGCGATTACCAAATTAGCGCTGGACTTACATTATCAGCGTGTGGGAATTGCTATTGGCGATAATCAGAATGAGGCAATGCTGGAAAGTATTGTTAATCGTTATCACGGAATTCCAATACCAATAGATGCTTTTCAGGGCAAGAAAAAAATGATGGAAAACCAAATTAAGGATTTAGATATTGTGATTCTGGTGACCGCGTTTGCCGCCCATGATAGTACGTGGAATATTCGAGAATTTGCCAGCAAGTATAATGTTAAATTTGCAGTCAGTTCAAGCAAAGGTTATCAAGCATTTGAGCGGGCATTGTACCGCGCTGCAAAGGGTTTGCCTGCATACGAGGGCAATCAAACCATTAAATATGAGACAGAAGAATAA
- the rpmA gene encoding 50S ribosomal protein L27, producing MNILGLKLFAHHKGGGSTANGRDSAGRRLGAKAADGQTIHAGTIIYRQRGTHIHPGQNVGKGGDDTLFALVNGVVKFERLDKYRKQVSVIPVEEEAK from the coding sequence ATGAATATTTTAGGTCTTAAATTATTTGCCCACCACAAGGGTGGAGGTTCTACTGCTAACGGTCGTGACTCAGCTGGTCGTCGTTTAGGCGCTAAGGCTGCTGATGGTCAAACTATCCACGCAGGTACTATTATTTACCGTCAACGTGGTACGCACATTCACCCAGGCCAAAATGTTGGTAAGGGTGGCGACGACACTTTATTTGCATTAGTAAACGGTGTTGTCAAGTTTGAACGGTTGGACAAGTACAGAAAGCAAGTTTCTGTTATCCCAGTCGAAGAAGAAGCTAAGTAA
- the nusB gene encoding transcription antitermination factor NusB, translated as MNQHESRRVAMQAVYLANQDAKMLPADVEAKAVTALDLKELSAYSKTLIEGIITKRDELKGELASHLKKNWRINRVNQITLAILEVALYEIKYSDEIEPKAAVNEALNLCDEFADPKTKPFINGVLANFVEK; from the coding sequence ATGAATCAACACGAGAGTCGTAGAGTTGCGATGCAGGCGGTTTATTTGGCTAATCAAGATGCCAAGATGCTGCCGGCAGATGTTGAAGCTAAAGCTGTTACAGCGCTTGATTTGAAGGAACTTTCTGCTTATTCGAAAACTCTAATTGAGGGGATAATTACTAAGCGTGATGAGCTGAAAGGTGAACTTGCCAGTCACTTAAAGAAGAACTGGCGGATTAACCGGGTTAACCAAATTACCCTTGCTATTCTGGAAGTTGCCTTATACGAAATCAAGTATAGTGATGAAATTGAGCCTAAGGCAGCAGTAAATGAAGCTTTAAATTTATGTGATGAATTTGCTGATCCTAAGACTAAACCATTTATTAATGGCGTTTTGGCAAATTTTGTTGAAAAATAA
- the efp gene encoding elongation factor P produces the protein MTMISVNEFKNGLTIQFNNDLWRIVEFQHVKPGKGSAFVRSKLKSLTTGAVQENTFRSTAKVETAEIETKSMQYLYNDGSSYVFMDTTTYDQLAIANEQVTDEANYLKENMDVSVIMHDGKTLGIQLPNTVDLAVAKTEPNIKGDTSSGGGKPATMETGLVVNVPFFINEGDVLTINTADGTYVSRANK, from the coding sequence ATGACAATGATTTCAGTTAACGAATTTAAGAACGGCCTAACCATTCAATTTAATAATGACTTATGGCGCATTGTTGAATTCCAACACGTAAAGCCAGGTAAGGGTAGTGCTTTTGTTCGTTCAAAGCTTAAGAGCTTGACTACAGGTGCAGTTCAAGAAAACACTTTCCGTTCAACTGCTAAGGTAGAAACTGCAGAAATTGAAACCAAGAGTATGCAATACTTGTACAATGATGGTTCAAGTTATGTTTTCATGGATACCACGACTTACGACCAATTAGCTATTGCTAACGAACAAGTTACAGATGAAGCTAATTATCTGAAGGAAAACATGGATGTTAGTGTTATTATGCACGATGGTAAGACTTTGGGAATTCAACTTCCTAACACTGTTGATTTGGCAGTTGCTAAAACAGAGCCTAACATCAAGGGTGACACTTCTTCCGGTGGTGGTAAGCCAGCAACTATGGAAACTGGATTAGTAGTTAACGTACCGTTCTTCATTAACGAAGGCGATGTTTTAACTATTAATACAGCCGATGGTACATACGTATCTCGCGCAAATAAGTAG
- the rplU gene encoding 50S ribosomal protein L21 → MYAIIKTGGKQYKVAEGDAIFVEKLDVEEGKEVTFDEVVLVSDGKDVKIGSPLVKGAKVTAKVEKQGKEKKVVTFKYKPKKHSHSKYGHRQPYTKVTVEKIEA, encoded by the coding sequence ATGTACGCAATTATTAAAACCGGTGGTAAGCAATACAAAGTTGCTGAAGGCGACGCTATTTTTGTAGAAAAGCTTGATGTAGAAGAAGGCAAAGAAGTTACCTTTGATGAAGTTGTTCTTGTTTCTGATGGCAAAGATGTTAAAATCGGCAGTCCATTAGTTAAGGGTGCTAAAGTAACTGCTAAAGTTGAAAAGCAAGGCAAGGAAAAGAAAGTTGTAACTTTCAAGTACAAGCCTAAGAAGCACTCACATTCAAAATATGGTCACCGTCAACCTTATACTAAGGTTACAGTTGAAAAAATTGAAGCTTAA
- a CDS encoding YitT family protein, which produces MTIKKQTHTWQYWVFFLGGLEIITIAINFFYAPINIAAGGSTGIAILVDAVWGINRSIMVLVVNSLLLILATVFLGKETLKKVALGSLLLPVLMAITPSFKLTSNNMLAVIYGGILMGVGVAMLYRIDASAGGTTIPPLIFKKYFYLDPAITLLALDMIIIILNIFVDGIEAVLLAAFSQIITTITMRYTETGLDKKYQVRIMSNNHLAQIKQMLQQDYDGLTVYNVVGGYSAEDKQQLVIVVDPNEYGQLVAKVRAIDGEAFIITENIAKVHGGKWQI; this is translated from the coding sequence ATGACAATTAAGAAACAAACACACACCTGGCAGTACTGGGTATTTTTCCTAGGTGGATTAGAAATAATTACGATTGCAATTAACTTCTTTTACGCACCAATTAATATTGCGGCTGGTGGCTCGACGGGAATTGCGATACTGGTTGATGCCGTTTGGGGGATTAACCGTTCAATAATGGTTCTGGTTGTTAACTCATTGCTGCTGATTTTGGCGACAGTCTTCTTAGGTAAAGAAACGTTAAAAAAGGTGGCTTTGGGTAGTTTACTATTGCCAGTTCTAATGGCAATAACGCCCAGCTTTAAGTTGACCAGTAATAATATGCTAGCTGTTATTTATGGCGGTATTTTAATGGGTGTTGGTGTGGCAATGCTGTATCGAATTGACGCTTCGGCTGGCGGGACTACGATTCCACCGTTAATTTTTAAAAAATATTTTTATCTTGACCCAGCGATAACACTGCTGGCACTTGATATGATAATTATTATTTTAAATATCTTCGTTGACGGCATTGAGGCGGTTCTATTAGCGGCATTTTCACAAATTATTACGACGATAACGATGCGTTACACTGAAACGGGTCTGGATAAAAAGTATCAGGTGCGAATTATGAGTAATAATCACCTCGCCCAGATTAAGCAAATGCTGCAACAGGATTATGATGGCCTGACTGTTTATAATGTTGTCGGCGGTTATAGTGCCGAGGATAAGCAGCAATTAGTAATTGTTGTCGACCCTAACGAATATGGTCAGCTGGTAGCCAAAGTACGCGCAATTGACGGCGAAGCATTTATTATTACCGAAAATATTGCCAAAGTGCACGGCGGTAAGTGGCAAATATAA
- a CDS encoding Asp23/Gls24 family envelope stress response protein codes for MADSSKIVLDDKNNGEEIEIDPSVLEVIMGIAAEKVDGVAGMRGSVRSGINRVLGREDRSKGVSVGLDEDNNLIADVYINVEAGSYVPKVAMALQTTLQQQVKQMTDLDFTEINVHVTGLVFPEDEYQDDSETSELFSDIDEKSKNESTRES; via the coding sequence ATGGCAGATAGTTCAAAAATTGTCTTAGACGATAAAAATAACGGTGAAGAAATCGAAATTGATCCTAGTGTTCTTGAAGTTATCATGGGCATTGCTGCCGAAAAAGTTGACGGTGTTGCCGGAATGCGTGGCAGTGTCAGATCTGGGATTAACCGGGTTTTAGGACGTGAGGATCGCAGTAAGGGCGTATCAGTTGGTCTTGATGAGGACAATAACCTAATTGCTGACGTTTATATTAACGTTGAAGCAGGTAGTTATGTGCCCAAAGTTGCGATGGCTTTGCAAACGACTTTGCAGCAGCAAGTTAAGCAAATGACTGACTTAGACTTTACAGAAATTAACGTTCACGTAACCGGGTTAGTTTTCCCAGAGGACGAATACCAGGATGACAGTGAAACTTCAGAACTGTTTTCCGACATTGATGAAAAGAGTAAAAATGAATCAACACGAGAGTCGTAG